One genomic segment of Caldimonas brevitalea includes these proteins:
- a CDS encoding ATP-binding protein, with protein MTSSSVETESRAWPYAGGEMRRLLLERDWSHTPLGPVERWPRSLRTAVEVVLHSPVPIVMLWGQDGVMIYNDAYSEFAGGRHPQLFGSKVLEGWPEVADFNRRVMEVGLQGGTLSFRDQPLVLYRTGLPENVWLDLDYSPLFGDDGRPAGVLAIVVETTQRVLAEQQKAALLERAESTAKTLQLWFEQAPGFVALLRGPTHVFEMVNHAYRQLIGHRSLIGKPMREALPEMPAQGFEQLLDSVYRSGEPYVGRAMRLQVQREPHGPLAEAFVDFVYQPVFDADGAVTGIFVQGHEVTEQVRAVAALRESEERFRLAVESSSLGTFDCDFERESVLLSQRSRELFDVSGEVTPLATCMARIHPGDVAMVQDALAHARAGHREGRYNVRHRVVRNNGEVRWIDVAGRAQWRDGAGPTDAQAERMAGVLWDITEQQYLVETLRQADRRKDEFLATLAHELRNPIAPIRTAAHLLSKPSLGADQIAFCCDLIQRQSKTMALLLDDLLDVSRITSGKLTLRKAYVGIEAVVDAALETARPLLESKRHTLTVSMPEHAPQLDVDPLRVAQVLTNLLTNAAKYTDPGGSIRLEVALQDGRVEFRVIDNGVGIGADMLPSLFEMFHQAPGTLDRAQGGLGIGLALSRGLAELHGGTLDASSPGPGLGATFRLSLPVTAAAVPVTTAGAPGAPRGDAVAAPTRTRVVVADDNIDAAKTLALLLDLEGYEVHVAHDGMQAVELAARVRPQAAFLDIGMPKLDGYGAAAALRREAWGRDLLLVATTGWGQEDDRRRALAAGFDAHLTKPIDPDAAAALLAQAGTARQREAGPTRVPTPHLL; from the coding sequence ATGACCTCAAGCAGTGTTGAGACCGAGAGCCGTGCCTGGCCGTATGCCGGAGGCGAGATGCGCCGGCTGCTACTCGAGCGGGACTGGAGCCACACGCCGCTGGGGCCGGTCGAGCGCTGGCCGCGCAGCCTGCGCACCGCCGTCGAGGTCGTGCTGCACTCGCCCGTCCCCATCGTGATGTTGTGGGGCCAGGACGGGGTGATGATCTACAACGACGCCTACAGCGAGTTCGCGGGTGGCCGCCACCCTCAGCTGTTCGGCTCCAAAGTGCTCGAAGGCTGGCCCGAGGTGGCCGATTTCAACCGACGCGTGATGGAGGTCGGCTTGCAAGGCGGAACGCTGTCGTTCCGCGACCAGCCCCTGGTGCTCTACCGCACGGGGCTGCCCGAGAACGTGTGGCTCGATCTGGACTACAGCCCGCTGTTCGGCGACGACGGGCGGCCTGCCGGCGTGCTGGCGATCGTGGTCGAAACCACGCAGCGGGTGCTGGCCGAGCAACAGAAGGCCGCGTTGCTGGAGCGCGCCGAGTCCACCGCGAAAACGCTGCAGCTGTGGTTCGAGCAAGCGCCGGGGTTCGTGGCGCTGCTGCGCGGGCCGACCCACGTGTTCGAGATGGTCAACCACGCCTACCGGCAGCTGATCGGGCACCGCAGCCTGATCGGCAAGCCGATGCGCGAGGCGTTGCCGGAAATGCCCGCGCAAGGTTTCGAGCAGCTGTTGGACAGCGTCTACCGCAGCGGCGAGCCGTATGTGGGCCGCGCGATGCGGCTGCAGGTGCAGCGCGAGCCGCACGGGCCGCTGGCCGAGGCATTTGTCGACTTCGTCTACCAACCCGTGTTCGATGCCGATGGCGCCGTCACCGGCATCTTCGTCCAGGGACACGAGGTCACCGAACAGGTGCGCGCGGTGGCCGCGTTGCGTGAGAGCGAAGAACGGTTCCGGCTCGCCGTCGAGTCGTCTTCGCTGGGCACCTTCGATTGCGATTTCGAGCGCGAGTCGGTGCTGCTGTCGCAACGTTCACGCGAGTTGTTCGATGTCTCCGGCGAAGTGACGCCGCTGGCGACCTGCATGGCACGCATCCACCCAGGCGACGTGGCGATGGTGCAGGATGCGCTCGCGCACGCCCGCGCCGGCCACCGCGAAGGGCGCTACAACGTGCGTCACCGGGTGGTGCGCAACAACGGCGAGGTGCGTTGGATCGATGTGGCCGGCCGCGCCCAATGGCGCGACGGTGCTGGCCCCACCGACGCGCAGGCCGAGCGCATGGCCGGTGTGCTGTGGGACATCACCGAACAGCAATACCTGGTCGAGACGCTGCGCCAGGCCGACCGCCGCAAAGACGAGTTCCTCGCGACGCTGGCGCATGAGCTGCGCAACCCGATCGCGCCGATCCGCACCGCCGCACACCTGCTGTCCAAGCCGTCGCTCGGCGCCGACCAGATCGCCTTTTGCTGCGACCTGATCCAGCGCCAGTCCAAGACCATGGCCTTGCTGCTCGACGACTTGCTCGACGTCTCGCGCATCACCAGCGGCAAGCTGACGCTGCGCAAGGCCTATGTGGGCATCGAGGCGGTGGTCGACGCCGCGCTCGAGACCGCCCGCCCGCTGCTGGAGTCGAAGCGCCACACGCTCACGGTGTCGATGCCGGAGCACGCGCCCCAGCTCGATGTCGACCCGCTGCGGGTGGCTCAGGTGCTGACCAACCTGCTGACCAATGCCGCCAAGTACACCGACCCGGGCGGCTCCATCCGGCTCGAGGTGGCGCTACAGGACGGCCGGGTCGAGTTCCGCGTGATCGACAACGGTGTCGGCATCGGCGCCGACATGCTGCCGTCGTTGTTCGAGATGTTCCACCAGGCCCCCGGCACGCTCGACCGCGCCCAGGGAGGCCTGGGCATCGGGCTGGCGCTGTCGCGCGGCTTGGCGGAGTTGCACGGCGGCACGCTCGATGCGTCGAGCCCCGGGCCCGGCCTTGGCGCCACCTTCCGTTTGAGCTTGCCGGTGACCGCCGCCGCCGTGCCGGTGACGACGGCCGGCGCCCCCGGCGCGCCACGTGGCGATGCAGTGGCGGCGCCGACCCGCACCCGGGTGGTGGTGGCCGATGACAACATCGACGCGGCCAAGACGCTGGCCCTGCTGCTCGACCTGGAAGGTTATGAGGTCCACGTGGCGCACGATGGGATGCAGGCGGTCGAACTGGCGGCCCGCGTGCGGCCACAGGCGGCCTTCCTCGACATCGGCATGCCCAAGCTCGACGGTTACGGTGCGGCCGCCGCGCTGCGCCGCGAGGCCTGGGGGCGCGACCTGCTGCTGGTCGCCACCACGGGCTGGGGCCAGGAAGACGACCGACGCCGCGCCCTGGCCGCCGGCTTCGATGCCCACCTGACGAAACCGATCGACCCCGACGCCGCCGCGGCGCTGCTGGCACAAGCCGGCACGGCACGCCAGCGTGAAGCCGGCCCCACCAGGGTGCCGACGCCCCACTTGCTGTGA
- a CDS encoding carboxypeptidase-like regulatory domain-containing protein → MVDIADRKYQLSVPLDASSVADFKPERGLQVALFDNAGHPVATRRVELDAKGHGEARFGFDKAPPSLRALVGPDDAGVEELLGQQTLSVTVPARRWRGTETLRLAPWVIPAVYWHHWLRWCRVYTVRGRVLCPDGRPVPGAKVCGFDVDGWLWWVGYQSLGCATTDASGSFTLQFRWCCGWWPWWWWRLRDWRLDHELFDRVRRAVEFEPRLPPLPPPGPQPDFARLDQWLSTAEAGSNAFALASTAASASHTLALRAQTSPAFDSVHVASLRDRLLRHLPTSAGLAESSLWPWMRREPWWDCRPDLAFRVTQMCGDEERLIVSEPWWRTRWNIDTELDLTLTANADACCLADPCNPCPPDGECVVLSSVCDIDADHIGGNLGAETSPAGYAFPGTSSAMADAPFAGTVVLQGMFGDTANVDYYEFEVAPSAAGPWAPVALPSAVGFKRRYWEDITSSPEVDFPFQTISGRYVIESRAHYEDTHPPATGSWGTTRIWYGTNFHTLMRWATDGHYDGGPYHLRLIGYTLVGGELQNPRVMPVCGSEDDASPLANSLVLRLDNRASSDEPRAKVVAVRIDGALAGPCSNIDASQGGTLDVDFVAHDLDGHLSQYTLVATYGSDEPPVSLLGLPGATLTPIAVSGAPAADEVGPTYPEALGQGATAPVWRGGGLRLHVPDLRDAFPLTCCYQLELWVYKRTIANCYQGRAHRAFSFYSLTVQV, encoded by the coding sequence ATGGTCGACATTGCAGATCGGAAGTACCAGCTGAGCGTGCCGCTCGACGCCTCGAGCGTCGCCGACTTCAAGCCCGAACGGGGCCTCCAGGTTGCCCTGTTCGACAACGCGGGGCACCCGGTGGCGACCCGCCGCGTCGAGCTGGACGCCAAGGGCCACGGCGAGGCCCGCTTCGGATTCGACAAGGCGCCGCCGAGCCTGCGCGCGCTGGTCGGTCCGGACGACGCCGGCGTGGAAGAGTTGCTGGGGCAACAGACCTTGTCGGTGACAGTCCCGGCGCGCCGCTGGCGCGGCACCGAAACCTTGCGGCTCGCACCGTGGGTCATCCCGGCGGTCTATTGGCATCACTGGTTGCGCTGGTGCCGCGTCTACACGGTGCGGGGCCGCGTGTTGTGCCCCGACGGCCGACCGGTGCCCGGCGCCAAGGTGTGTGGCTTCGATGTGGACGGATGGCTGTGGTGGGTCGGCTACCAGTCGCTGGGCTGTGCGACCACCGACGCCAGTGGCAGCTTCACGCTGCAGTTCCGCTGGTGCTGCGGCTGGTGGCCGTGGTGGTGGTGGCGGCTGCGCGACTGGCGGCTCGACCACGAGTTGTTCGATCGCGTGCGCCGTGCGGTGGAATTCGAGCCGCGCCTGCCGCCGCTGCCGCCGCCCGGCCCGCAACCCGACTTCGCCCGCCTCGACCAATGGCTGAGCACCGCCGAGGCCGGGTCAAACGCGTTTGCGCTGGCGAGCACTGCCGCCTCGGCCTCGCACACCCTCGCCCTGCGCGCGCAAACCTCGCCCGCGTTCGACAGCGTCCACGTCGCCTCGCTACGCGACCGCCTGTTGCGGCACCTGCCGACCTCGGCCGGCCTCGCCGAGTCGAGCCTGTGGCCGTGGATGCGACGCGAGCCCTGGTGGGACTGCCGGCCCGACCTGGCCTTCCGCGTCACGCAGATGTGCGGCGACGAAGAACGGCTGATCGTCAGCGAACCCTGGTGGCGCACCCGCTGGAACATCGACACCGAACTGGACCTGACGCTGACCGCCAATGCGGACGCCTGCTGCCTGGCAGACCCCTGCAACCCCTGCCCGCCGGACGGCGAGTGTGTGGTGCTGTCGTCGGTGTGCGACATCGATGCCGACCACATCGGCGGCAACCTCGGCGCTGAGACATCGCCGGCCGGCTATGCGTTTCCGGGAACGAGCTCGGCGATGGCCGACGCACCTTTCGCCGGGACCGTGGTGCTGCAGGGCATGTTCGGCGACACCGCCAACGTCGATTACTACGAGTTCGAGGTGGCGCCGTCCGCTGCGGGCCCATGGGCACCGGTGGCCCTGCCCTCGGCCGTCGGCTTCAAGCGCCGCTATTGGGAAGACATCACCTCGTCGCCGGAGGTGGACTTCCCCTTCCAGACGATCAGCGGACGCTACGTCATCGAAAGCCGCGCGCACTACGAAGACACCCACCCGCCGGCGACCGGCAGCTGGGGCACGACCCGGATCTGGTACGGCACCAACTTCCACACGCTGATGCGGTGGGCCACCGACGGCCATTACGACGGCGGGCCCTACCACCTGCGGTTGATCGGCTACACCTTGGTCGGCGGCGAACTGCAGAACCCGCGCGTGATGCCGGTGTGCGGCAGCGAGGACGATGCCAGTCCGCTCGCGAACTCGCTGGTGCTGCGGCTGGACAACCGCGCCTCATCGGACGAGCCGCGGGCCAAGGTGGTGGCGGTGCGCATCGACGGGGCGCTGGCCGGCCCATGCTCCAACATCGACGCCTCGCAGGGCGGCACGCTGGACGTGGACTTTGTCGCGCACGACCTCGACGGGCATTTGTCGCAGTACACGCTGGTGGCCACGTACGGCAGCGACGAGCCGCCGGTGTCGCTGCTCGGGCTGCCCGGTGCGACCCTCACACCGATCGCGGTGTCCGGTGCACCCGCAGCCGATGAAGTCGGGCCCACCTACCCCGAGGCACTGGGCCAAGGGGCGACGGCGCCAGTCTGGCGAGGCGGTGGCCTGCGGCTGCACGTGCCGGACTTGCGTGACGCCTTCCCGCTGACCTGCTGCTACCAGCTGGAACTGTGGGTCTACAAGCGGACCATCGCCAACTGCTACCAGGGACGGGCGCACCGGGCCTTCAGCTTCTACAGCCTGACGGTGCAAGTGTGA
- a CDS encoding BON domain-containing protein, translating to MRYLFSTLVRVAVGAAAMYYLDPVLGRRRRALLRDKAIAISHDVREVAHARAKRAVDRAQGLVAVTRARLDGSVLPTSDRQLCERVRAQLGRMVSHARAVDVEARAGRVCLRGNILAAEVDRLLATVSSMPGVEAVDNQLSVHETAGNIPDLQGTGRPGRGAGTGALRGNGHGAPS from the coding sequence GTGAGATACCTCTTCTCCACCCTGGTCCGCGTCGCTGTCGGCGCCGCCGCGATGTACTACCTCGACCCCGTGCTGGGGCGCCGCCGCAGGGCCCTGTTGCGCGACAAGGCCATTGCGATATCGCATGACGTGCGGGAGGTTGCACATGCGCGAGCCAAGCGCGCCGTCGATCGCGCCCAAGGCCTGGTGGCGGTCACGCGCGCCCGGCTCGACGGTTCGGTGCTGCCCACCAGCGACCGGCAGTTGTGCGAACGCGTTCGCGCGCAGCTGGGTCGCATGGTCAGCCACGCCCGGGCCGTGGATGTGGAGGCTCGCGCAGGGCGCGTCTGCCTGCGCGGCAACATCCTGGCCGCGGAGGTGGACCGCCTGCTGGCGACCGTGTCGTCGATGCCCGGCGTCGAGGCGGTCGACAACCAGCTTTCGGTGCACGAGACCGCCGGCAACATCCCAGACCTCCAAGGGACTGGGCGCCCAGGCCGAGGGGCGGGCACCGGCGCCTTGCGTGGCAACGGGCACGGCGCGCCGTCCTGA